A genomic stretch from Limnobacter thiooxidans includes:
- a CDS encoding sulfite exporter TauE/SafE family protein, which produces MVSLSLLASALALGLLAVPHCGSMCACQFAAPWLEKPMAFQSGRTLTYTAGGALAGGVSSSVLGLAASGARVFTALNWMLMVILFFSAVLLLWRGQPLGALVQQRIHLSPALQRRIGMAQKASAVNSLKAGLLWLFMPCGVLWAGLMLAYLAGSPFQGALVMAVFALTSGTGLQLFSRLRQTLATQVGDQLMMRSSGAVILLGIGLMVGRQAGWVPTPVWLQGLGFCL; this is translated from the coding sequence ATGGTCAGCCTGTCACTGCTTGCCTCCGCCTTGGCACTTGGGCTGTTGGCGGTCCCCCACTGCGGCTCCATGTGCGCGTGCCAGTTTGCAGCGCCCTGGCTTGAAAAGCCCATGGCCTTTCAATCGGGCCGAACATTGACTTATACCGCAGGTGGTGCCCTGGCTGGTGGCGTGTCATCCAGTGTATTGGGCTTGGCAGCCAGCGGTGCGCGTGTATTTACGGCACTGAACTGGATGTTGATGGTGATACTGTTCTTTTCTGCCGTGTTGCTGCTGTGGCGTGGCCAGCCTTTGGGTGCACTGGTGCAGCAGCGCATCCATTTGTCGCCTGCATTGCAACGGCGAATTGGCATGGCGCAAAAAGCCAGTGCAGTCAATTCACTCAAGGCAGGCCTGTTGTGGCTGTTCATGCCATGTGGCGTGTTGTGGGCTGGCTTGATGCTCGCTTACCTGGCCGGTAGCCCTTTTCAGGGCGCATTGGTCATGGCGGTATTTGCGTTGACCAGCGGCACGGGTTTGCAATTGTTCAGCAGGTTGCGCCAAACCTTGGCAACCCAGGTGGGCGACCAGTTGATGATGCGTTCAAGTGGCGCGGTCATTTTGCTGGGAATTGGTTTGATGGTGGGCAGGCAGGCGGGTTGGGTTCCCACACCAGTTTGGCTGCAAGGTTTGGGTTTTTGTCTTTGA
- the ccoO gene encoding cytochrome-c oxidase, cbb3-type subunit II, translating to MKFSHEKIETNSWLMLVLVLLVISVGGAVEIAPLFFQKSTMQPAPGVVPYSALQLAGRDVYLKEGCYNCHSQMIRPFRAETLRYGPFSTAGEFVYDHPFQWGSKRTGPDLARVGERYSDEWHRIHLNNPRDVVPESNMPAYSWLDRKKLDGEALVQHMRALSKVGVPYTEAQINAAPQDVAGKTELDALVAYLQGLGVRKPEPAPVAAFTPGH from the coding sequence ATGAAATTCTCACACGAAAAAATTGAAACCAATTCCTGGCTCATGCTGGTGCTGGTGTTGCTGGTCATCAGCGTGGGCGGTGCGGTTGAAATTGCCCCCCTGTTTTTCCAGAAAAGTACCATGCAGCCTGCACCGGGCGTGGTGCCCTACAGCGCCTTGCAATTGGCGGGCCGCGATGTGTATTTGAAAGAGGGTTGTTACAACTGCCACTCGCAAATGATTCGCCCGTTCCGCGCAGAAACCTTGCGCTACGGTCCGTTTTCAACGGCTGGTGAATTTGTTTACGACCATCCCTTTCAATGGGGCAGCAAGCGCACCGGGCCCGATCTGGCCCGAGTTGGCGAACGTTATTCCGACGAGTGGCACCGCATTCACTTGAACAACCCACGGGACGTGGTGCCTGAATCGAACATGCCTGCCTACTCGTGGCTGGACAGAAAAAAACTGGATGGCGAGGCACTGGTGCAGCACATGCGTGCGCTGAGCAAAGTGGGTGTGCCTTACACCGAGGCTCAAATCAACGCAGCCCCGCAGGATGTGGCAGGCAAAACCGAACTGGATGCACTGGTGGCTTACCTGCAAGGCCTTGGCGTGCGCAAGCCCGAGCCAGCCCCCGTTGCTGCCTTCACCCCCGGACACTAG
- a CDS encoding CcoQ/FixQ family Cbb3-type cytochrome c oxidase assembly chaperone → MDMINDVNFWREAITVGAFGLFAAITVWAYSRKRHSEFAEISDYVVQDDDTSGFEVRTK, encoded by the coding sequence ATGGACATGATCAATGATGTGAATTTCTGGCGTGAGGCCATCACCGTGGGTGCGTTTGGATTGTTCGCTGCAATCACGGTGTGGGCTTATAGCCGAAAGCGTCACAGCGAATTCGCTGAAATCAGCGATTACGTGGTGCAGGACGACGACACAAGCGGTTTCGAAGTGAGGACAAAATGA
- the ccoG gene encoding cytochrome c oxidase accessory protein CcoG encodes MATPSQEWILMFQADQKVVPKSVWGRFARSRWVMVWFTQLLYYGTAWLQYNGRQALLFDLDTRRFFLGPLVFYPQDFIYLTGLLIIAALSLFLFTAVAGRVWCGYACPQTVYTEIFMWFERKIEGDRNERLRRAAGPWTAERSSRTLAKNAVWIAFAAFTGFTFVGYFTPIRELTHELITFSIQPWELFWIGFYSLATFGNAGFMREQVCKYMCPYARFQSAMFDKDTLLVTYDEQRGEPRGSRSRKAELIPNKLGACVDCNLCVQVCPTGIDIRKGLQYECIGCAACVDVCDQVMDKMGYARGLVRYSTQNSVQQGWSASQMLRRAFRPRVLVYTAVVWILIAAMAMAIVARDDLRVDVVRDRTVNYRLVENGQIENVYRLNLMNASEYTLQVQTSLLGDNTDVKVVDGQALVLNPTESRWVVVHVQADPDSVHAGSNPITFRIESARLDQGRPLSETVEHIDEPAVFLAPR; translated from the coding sequence GTGGCTACCCCCTCACAAGAATGGATTCTGATGTTTCAGGCCGACCAAAAGGTAGTGCCCAAGTCGGTCTGGGGGCGGTTTGCGCGTTCCCGCTGGGTCATGGTGTGGTTTACCCAGCTGCTCTATTACGGCACAGCATGGCTTCAATACAACGGCCGCCAGGCATTGCTGTTTGACCTCGACACTCGCCGGTTTTTTCTGGGCCCGCTGGTGTTCTATCCCCAGGACTTCATTTACCTCACGGGCCTGCTGATCATTGCCGCGCTCAGTCTGTTTCTGTTCACCGCAGTGGCCGGGCGGGTGTGGTGCGGTTATGCCTGCCCTCAAACCGTGTACACCGAAATATTCATGTGGTTCGAGCGCAAAATCGAAGGCGATCGCAATGAAAGACTGCGCCGCGCAGCCGGCCCGTGGACCGCGGAACGCAGTTCTCGCACCTTGGCCAAGAATGCCGTCTGGATTGCTTTTGCTGCGTTCACTGGTTTCACTTTCGTTGGCTACTTCACACCCATTCGGGAGCTGACCCACGAGTTGATCACCTTCAGCATCCAGCCGTGGGAACTGTTCTGGATCGGTTTTTACAGCCTGGCCACTTTTGGCAATGCAGGCTTCATGCGTGAACAGGTCTGCAAGTACATGTGCCCCTATGCCCGTTTTCAAAGCGCCATGTTCGACAAAGACACCTTGCTGGTGACCTACGACGAACAACGCGGTGAACCAAGGGGCAGCCGCAGTCGCAAGGCTGAATTGATACCGAACAAGTTAGGTGCTTGTGTGGACTGCAACCTGTGTGTGCAGGTTTGCCCCACCGGCATCGACATCCGCAAAGGTCTGCAATACGAGTGCATTGGTTGCGCGGCCTGCGTGGATGTTTGCGACCAGGTCATGGACAAAATGGGCTATGCACGTGGCCTGGTCCGTTACAGCACCCAGAACAGTGTGCAGCAAGGCTGGAGCGCAAGCCAAATGCTGCGCCGCGCTTTCAGGCCGCGCGTATTGGTGTACACCGCGGTGGTATGGATACTGATTGCCGCCATGGCCATGGCCATTGTGGCCCGCGACGACCTTCGGGTGGATGTGGTGCGCGATCGAACAGTTAACTACCGCTTGGTTGAAAACGGTCAGATCGAGAACGTGTATCGCCTGAACCTGATGAATGCCAGCGAATACACTTTGCAAGTGCAAACCAGCCTGCTGGGTGACAACACCGATGTGAAAGTTGTGGATGGACAGGCGCTTGTGTTGAACCCCACCGAAAGTCGATGGGTGGTTGTGCATGTGCAGGCCGATCCGGATTCGGTACACGCTGGTTCAAACCCAATCACATTCAGAATTGAAAGCGCCCGGCTTGACCAGGGCCGCCCCTTGTCTGAAACCGTTGAGCACATTGATGAACCTGCCGTTTTTCTGGCACCCCGCTAA
- a CDS encoding FixH family protein, with protein MKQTALNKTNDSMMKHPWMWLVLGLPATVVVAGFATLWIAASDPQAIVVEPHTKSGFTVEQAAPVQPAEAQRQQ; from the coding sequence ATGAAGCAAACCGCCTTGAACAAAACCAACGACTCAATGATGAAACACCCCTGGATGTGGCTGGTGCTCGGCTTGCCAGCCACCGTTGTGGTGGCCGGGTTTGCAACCCTGTGGATTGCTGCATCGGATCCGCAGGCCATCGTGGTTGAACCCCACACCAAATCAGGTTTTACAGTGGAGCAGGCCGCGCCGGTTCAGCCAGCCGAGGCTCAGCGACAACAGTAA
- the hemN gene encoding oxygen-independent coproporphyrinogen III oxidase, protein MSATVIQFNPAPGISSNQRPKVDLNDLLTRHDVPGPRYTSYPTIDQCTESVGVGALEDALKGRCLGGLRRPMSLYVHVPFCESVCYYCACNKVITRKHDRVSHYLNCLEHEAMLIAKKAAGNLTPVTQFHMGGGTPTFLNDKELLGLVQGLKMVFPFAANAEMSIEVDPRTVDENRLLSLRSIGFNRISFGVQDFNSLVQKAVHREQSFESVESLVKAARRLGFESINVDLIYGLPKQNPERFAETLDQLVSLSPDRVALYGYAHLPERFKPQRRIHSEDLPDAAGRVALLAQAIERMQGAGYDYIGMDHFAKPQDPLAVAKRQGRLHRNFQGYTTQPDADLIGLGVSAISKVGSVMVQNTRELDAYEDALSRGHLALFRGHELTRDDIIRYSVIMGLLCQGSVQFQDYSQSHWIEFESYFEKELAQLRQFSEQGLLDMDEQGIEVTPLGWFFARPIAMVFDHYLHQRSSGHSKVL, encoded by the coding sequence ATGTCAGCAACCGTTATCCAGTTCAACCCCGCACCCGGCATCAGTAGTAACCAAAGACCCAAGGTCGACCTGAACGATTTACTCACCCGCCATGATGTGCCGGGCCCGCGGTACACCTCGTATCCCACTATCGATCAATGCACTGAATCTGTGGGCGTGGGTGCGCTGGAAGATGCGCTGAAAGGGCGTTGCCTTGGGGGGCTACGCCGCCCCATGTCGCTGTATGTGCATGTGCCGTTTTGTGAATCAGTGTGTTACTACTGCGCCTGCAACAAGGTCATCACCCGCAAACACGACCGTGTGTCCCATTACCTGAATTGTCTTGAACACGAGGCAATGCTGATTGCCAAAAAGGCCGCGGGCAACCTGACCCCGGTCACCCAGTTTCACATGGGTGGGGGCACACCTACTTTTTTGAATGACAAGGAATTGCTGGGCCTGGTACAGGGGCTGAAAATGGTGTTTCCATTTGCAGCCAATGCTGAAATGTCCATTGAAGTAGATCCCCGCACCGTGGATGAAAACCGCTTGCTCAGCCTTCGCAGCATCGGCTTTAATCGCATCAGTTTTGGCGTTCAGGATTTCAACTCGCTGGTGCAAAAGGCTGTACACCGGGAGCAGAGTTTTGAGTCGGTGGAAAGCCTGGTCAAGGCTGCACGCCGTTTGGGTTTTGAATCCATCAACGTCGACTTGATCTACGGCTTGCCCAAGCAAAACCCCGAGCGATTTGCCGAAACACTAGATCAACTGGTCAGTCTTTCCCCTGACCGCGTGGCGCTTTACGGCTATGCCCATCTGCCAGAGCGGTTCAAGCCCCAACGGCGTATTCACAGCGAGGACCTGCCCGACGCTGCTGGCCGTGTGGCATTGCTGGCGCAGGCGATTGAACGCATGCAGGGTGCCGGCTACGACTACATTGGCATGGATCACTTTGCAAAACCCCAAGATCCGTTGGCTGTGGCCAAAAGGCAAGGGCGCCTGCACCGCAACTTTCAGGGTTACACCACCCAGCCCGATGCCGACCTGATTGGCCTGGGGGTCAGCGCAATCAGCAAAGTGGGGTCTGTCATGGTGCAAAACACCCGCGAACTGGATGCCTATGAAGACGCCCTGTCAAGGGGGCACCTTGCCCTGTTTCGCGGCCACGAGTTGACCCGGGATGACATCATTCGCTACAGCGTCATCATGGGTTTGCTCTGTCAGGGGAGCGTTCAGTTCCAGGATTACTCTCAATCACACTGGATTGAATTCGAGTCGTATTTTGAGAAGGAACTTGCCCAGCTTCGCCAGTTTTCCGAGCAAGGCTTGCTCGACATGGATGAGCAGGGCATTGAGGTCACGCCCCTAGGCTGGTTTTTCGCAAGACCCATTGCCATGGTATTTGATCATTATCTTCACCAGCGCTCTAGCGGGCACAGCAAGGTGCTTTGA
- the fnr gene encoding fumarate/nitrate reduction transcriptional regulator Fnr: MVYQTDMLNSACTVSLQELKKNCSNCNLKDLCMPVGLKPEELERLDKLVSLRRKLLKGEHLFRTGEHFNSLFAVKTGTFKTLVNNQDGSDQVIGFQMTGELLGLDGLGTGQHMCEAIALEDSEVCTIPYSRLDELAQEFHALQMHFHRIMSREIVKDQNAMLLLGSMRAEQRLSAFLLNLTERQKARGFSSREMVLRMTREEIGSYLGMKIETVSRTFSKLQKDQLIKIDQKNLTILNHTLLQNLATGKAH; encoded by the coding sequence ATGGTGTATCAAACCGACATGTTGAATTCCGCTTGCACAGTGTCACTTCAGGAACTGAAAAAGAATTGCTCCAACTGCAATTTGAAGGATTTGTGCATGCCGGTTGGCTTGAAACCGGAGGAGCTTGAGCGCCTGGACAAGCTGGTGAGTTTGCGGCGCAAGCTGCTCAAGGGTGAACACCTGTTTCGCACCGGCGAACATTTCAATTCCCTTTTTGCAGTCAAAACCGGCACCTTCAAGACACTGGTCAACAATCAGGACGGCAGCGACCAGGTCATCGGCTTTCAAATGACTGGCGAATTGCTGGGCCTGGACGGCTTGGGGACTGGCCAGCACATGTGCGAAGCGATTGCGCTGGAAGACTCGGAAGTTTGCACCATCCCCTATTCCAGGCTGGATGAGCTGGCGCAGGAATTTCATGCCCTTCAAATGCACTTTCACCGAATCATGAGCCGGGAAATCGTGAAAGACCAAAACGCCATGCTGTTGTTGGGCAGCATGCGTGCCGAACAACGCCTTTCTGCATTTTTGTTGAATTTGACCGAGCGGCAAAAAGCGCGCGGCTTTTCAAGCCGCGAGATGGTGCTGCGCATGACCCGCGAGGAAATTGGCAGCTACCTGGGCATGAAGATTGAAACGGTCAGCCGAACATTCAGCAAACTTCAAAAAGACCAGTTGATCAAGATTGACCAGAAAAACCTGACTATCCTGAATCACACACTGCTTCAAAACCTGGCCACTGGTAAAGCACACTGA
- the ccoP gene encoding cytochrome-c oxidase, cbb3-type subunit III, whose protein sequence is MSDFFSAVVPWIVAVVTLLGVLACGVFLWVQASKKLKVSLDENTNSTGHVWDEDLKELNNPMPRWWMGLFYITVVFSLGYLIYYPGLAAFEGSSQWTSTGQYKAERAKIEATAAPLYARFSALSMEEVARHPDALSMGQRLFLNNCAQCHGSDAQGSKGFPNLTDSDWLHGGDPETIRVSIVEGRKGQMPSMQAAVGGTQEARAVAQYVLSLSGRSNNSVLAQLGRETYKNVCAACHGADGKGNTALGAPNLSDRTWLYGGTEKAIVETIRNGRNGNMPAHGTLLTAEQIRVLASYVWQLSNVPEKTSALAQ, encoded by the coding sequence ATGAGCGACTTTTTCTCTGCGGTGGTGCCATGGATTGTGGCAGTGGTCACCTTGCTGGGTGTGCTGGCTTGCGGGGTTTTCCTGTGGGTTCAAGCCAGCAAGAAACTGAAAGTCAGCCTGGACGAAAACACCAATTCAACCGGCCACGTGTGGGACGAGGACTTGAAAGAACTCAACAACCCCATGCCGCGTTGGTGGATGGGCCTGTTCTACATCACGGTGGTGTTTTCGCTGGGTTACCTGATTTATTACCCTGGCCTGGCAGCGTTTGAAGGTTCGAGCCAGTGGACCTCCACAGGCCAGTACAAGGCCGAACGTGCAAAAATTGAAGCCACTGCGGCGCCCCTGTATGCCCGTTTTTCCGCGCTGAGCATGGAAGAAGTGGCGCGCCACCCCGATGCCTTGAGCATGGGGCAACGCCTGTTCCTGAACAACTGCGCGCAGTGCCATGGTTCAGACGCACAGGGTTCCAAGGGCTTCCCCAACCTGACTGATTCAGACTGGTTGCACGGTGGTGACCCTGAAACAATTCGTGTGTCCATCGTTGAGGGTCGCAAGGGCCAGATGCCTTCCATGCAAGCCGCAGTGGGCGGTACTCAAGAGGCGCGCGCCGTGGCCCAGTATGTACTCAGCTTGTCAGGGCGCAGCAACAATTCCGTGCTTGCCCAACTGGGCCGTGAAACCTACAAGAATGTGTGTGCTGCCTGTCACGGTGCGGATGGCAAGGGCAACACGGCCTTGGGTGCGCCCAACTTGTCGGATCGAACCTGGCTGTACGGTGGTACGGAAAAAGCCATTGTGGAAACCATACGCAATGGTCGAAACGGAAACATGCCTGCCCACGGTACCTTGCTGACAGCGGAGCAAATCCGCGTGTTGGCCAGCTATGTGTGGCAACTCTCGAATGTTCCTGAAAAAACCAGCGCCTTGGCGCAATAA
- a CDS encoding GNAT family N-acetyltransferase: MSSESIEWFDIPSVLGRRAASVLGLSKVPIVELDDSHRPLILAHLLALGETDRRLRFSYALGDAAIAKYTASIDFERDSVFGIFGRDDVLLGVVHLAALNAPEGSKAPKGAELGLSLNEQMRGHGLGTLLFQRALRRARNEGIEMLFIYTLMDNEAMLRIAHKLNMRVSTADGQCEAHLRVEPASTGSMVREFVDEHLAGIDHLFKGSLNQVRRWAEEL; this comes from the coding sequence ATGTCGTCAGAGTCCATTGAATGGTTTGATATTCCCAGCGTCCTTGGGCGTCGGGCTGCTTCCGTATTGGGCTTATCCAAAGTGCCTATTGTGGAACTGGACGACTCGCATCGCCCCCTGATTCTTGCACATTTGCTGGCCCTGGGTGAAACCGACCGCCGTTTGCGCTTCAGTTATGCGCTGGGCGACGCAGCCATTGCCAAGTACACCGCCAGCATAGATTTTGAGCGTGATTCGGTATTTGGTATTTTTGGCCGGGATGATGTGTTGCTGGGCGTAGTGCACCTGGCTGCATTGAATGCACCCGAAGGCAGCAAGGCGCCCAAGGGGGCTGAACTGGGTTTGTCCTTGAACGAACAGATGCGCGGCCATGGTTTGGGAACACTGCTGTTTCAACGGGCTTTGCGCCGGGCCCGCAACGAAGGCATCGAGATGCTCTTTATCTATACCTTGATGGACAACGAGGCCATGCTGCGGATTGCGCACAAACTGAACATGCGGGTGAGCACGGCGGATGGTCAGTGCGAAGCCCACTTGCGCGTTGAACCGGCCAGCACCGGTTCCATGGTGCGTGAATTTGTGGATGAGCACTTGGCTGGCATTGATCATTTGTTCAAAGGTTCATTGAACCAGGTTCGTCGCTGGGCTGAAGAATTGTAA
- the ccoN gene encoding cytochrome-c oxidase, cbb3-type subunit I produces MAHQLQNDYYNYKVVRQFSIAAILWGVIGMAVGCWIAAQLAWPELGQGIEWLSYGRLRPLHTNAVIFAFGGCALFATSYYVVQRTCNVRIISDKLAAFHFWGWQLVIVAAAISLPLGFTQGKEYAELEWPIDILITLTWLAYAAVFFGTLAIRKVNHIYVANWFYGAFIIAVALLHVVNSAAIPAGWMKSYSVYAGVQDAMVQWWYGHNAVGFFLTAGFLGMMYYFIPKQVGRPVYSYRLSIVHFWALIFTYMWAGPHHLHYTALPDWTQSVGMVFSLILLAPSWGGMINGIMTLSGAWHKLRDDPILRFLIVSLSFYGMSTFEGPMMAIKTVNALSHYTDWTIGHVHSGALGWVGFISMGSLYYLMPRLFGKAEMHSKAAIEVHFWISTIGIVLYIAAMWIAGVMQGLMWRELNPDGTLAYTFVESVKATYPYYVVRFLGGLLYVSGMVIMAWNCWMTARDGRAVQAKIPALVLNTPAHA; encoded by the coding sequence TGCTGGATTGCAGCGCAACTGGCCTGGCCTGAACTGGGTCAAGGTATTGAGTGGCTGAGCTACGGCCGCCTTCGCCCCTTGCACACCAACGCCGTGATTTTCGCCTTCGGCGGTTGCGCATTGTTTGCAACTTCCTATTACGTGGTTCAGCGCACCTGCAACGTGCGCATCATTTCCGACAAGCTGGCCGCCTTTCATTTCTGGGGTTGGCAATTGGTCATTGTGGCCGCTGCAATTTCATTGCCACTGGGTTTCACCCAGGGCAAGGAATACGCCGAGCTGGAGTGGCCAATCGACATTCTGATCACACTAACCTGGCTGGCCTACGCCGCCGTGTTTTTCGGCACGCTGGCCATTCGCAAGGTGAATCACATTTATGTGGCTAACTGGTTTTATGGCGCATTCATCATTGCGGTGGCACTGCTGCACGTGGTCAACAGTGCGGCCATTCCGGCTGGCTGGATGAAAAGCTACTCGGTGTATGCCGGTGTTCAAGACGCGATGGTGCAATGGTGGTACGGCCACAATGCAGTGGGCTTTTTTCTGACCGCGGGCTTTCTGGGCATGATGTACTACTTCATCCCCAAGCAGGTCGGCCGGCCGGTGTATTCCTACCGCCTGTCCATCGTGCACTTCTGGGCGCTCATTTTCACTTACATGTGGGCAGGCCCTCATCATCTGCACTACACCGCGCTGCCCGATTGGACTCAGTCGGTCGGCATGGTGTTCTCGCTGATTCTTCTGGCCCCCAGCTGGGGCGGCATGATCAACGGCATCATGACCTTGAGTGGGGCTTGGCACAAGCTGCGTGACGACCCGATTCTGCGCTTCCTGATCGTGTCCCTGAGCTTCTATGGCATGAGCACGTTTGAAGGTCCGATGATGGCCATCAAGACAGTCAACGCCCTGAGCCACTACACCGACTGGACCATTGGCCACGTGCACAGCGGTGCGCTGGGCTGGGTGGGTTTCATCTCGATGGGCTCGCTGTACTACCTCATGCCCCGCCTGTTTGGCAAAGCAGAAATGCACAGCAAGGCGGCTATTGAAGTGCACTTCTGGATCAGCACCATTGGCATTGTGCTGTACATCGCAGCCATGTGGATTGCCGGTGTCATGCAGGGTTTGATGTGGCGGGAACTGAACCCCGACGGCACTTTGGCCTACACCTTTGTGGAAAGTGTCAAAGCCACTTACCCCTACTACGTGGTGCGTTTTCTGGGTGGGTTGTTGTATGTCAGCGGCATGGTCATCATGGCCTGGAACTGCTGGATGACAGCAAGGGACGGCCGTGCAGTCCAGGCCAAAATTCCAGCCTTGGTGTTGAACACACCGGCCCACGCTTGA